From Diospyros lotus cultivar Yz01 chromosome 4, ASM1463336v1, whole genome shotgun sequence, a single genomic window includes:
- the LOC127799354 gene encoding DEAD-box ATP-dependent RNA helicase 58, chloroplastic isoform X1, whose translation MASSCFSATQLCPPPPWPLSAKPSEENPNWILKLFLNRTNGALSSVSHRIHRPSRASFFSSCVAVRGDHVSENAPTLRELCEGHVPGHILHRVEEVGFTVATDVQRQALPFLLSRRDCILHSQTGSGKTLAYLLSVFSVVNTQRSAVQALIVVPTRELGMQVTKVARLLAAKPAEIGMEACSVMALLDGGMLRRHKSWLKVEPPTVVVATLGSLCQMLEKQILKLESMHVLVIDEVDFMFNLSKQVNSLRKLLTSYSSSNNRQTIFASASIPQHRRFLHDCIQQKWTKADVVHVHVNPVEPMPSRLHHRFVICGKNERHETLLSLLKSDAPRSAIIFVNDQSEKSKKGGEAPTTTLLIDFLKTVYPGCTNILLLEEDMNFNLRAASLSEIRQGGSCLLVATDLASRGVDLPETTHVFNFQLPKSAVDYLHRAGRTGRRPFADEKCLVTSIITSEERFVLQRFENELMFHCVEAFL comes from the exons ATGGCTTCTTCTTGTTTCTCTGCAACCCAGCTCTGTCCTCCTCCTCCATGGCCGCTTTCTGCAAAACCCAGTGAAGAAAACCCTAACTGGATCCTCAAGTTGTTTCTTAACCGCACGAATGGCGCTCTTAGCTCCGTTTCCCATCGCATTCACAGGCCTTCACGAGCCTCTTTTTTCTCTTCATGTGTTGCAGTCAGAGGCGATCATGTCTCAGAGAATGCACCGACTCTCCGAGAACTCTGTGAAGGTCACGTGCCGGGCCATATCCTGCACAG GGTGGAAGAGGTTGGATTTACTGTGGCTACTGATGTGCAGCGTCAAGCTTTGCCATTTCTGCTTTCTAGGCGTGATTGCATACTCCACTCACAG ACAGGTTCTGGGAAGACCCTAGCATATCTTTTATCAGTGTTTTCAGTTGTAAACACTCAACGATCAGCTGTGCAAGCACTTATTGTTGTACCAACTAGGGAACTTGGCATGCAA GTTACAAAAGTTGCTCGTTTGCTTGCTGCAAAACCTGCTGAAATAGGAATGGAAGCGTGCTCTGTTATGGCTCTTCTAGATGGAGGTATGCTGAGAAGACACAAGAGTTGGTTGAAG GTGGAGCCCCCTACAGTAGTGGTTGCAACTTTGGGGAGTTTGTGCCAAATGCTTGAGAAGCAAATTCTGAAGCTAGAGTCAATGCATGTGCTAGTAATCGACGAG GTTGATTTCATGTTCAATTTATCAAAGCAAGTCAATTCTCTTCGAAAGCTTTTGACATCATACTCATCAAGCAATAATCGACAGACTATTTTTGCCAGTGCATCAATTCCCCAGCACAGACGATTCTTACATGACTGCATTCAGCAGAAATGGACCAAG GCTGATGTTGTTCATGTCCATGTCAACCCTGTTGAGCCAATGCCATCACGCTTGCATCATAGATTTGTG ATATGTGGTAAAAATGAAAGGCATGAAACCTTGCTATCCCTGTTAAAAAGTGATGCCCCTCGATCTGCCATAATTTTTGTCAATGACCAG TCTGAGAAGTCTAAAAAGGGAGGTGAAGCTCCAACAACGACTCTTCTAATTGATTTCTTGAAGACTGTGTATCCTGGATGTACCAATATTCTTCTTCTGGAGGAAGACATGAATTTCAACTTACGAGCAGCTTCCTTATCG GAAATTAGACAAGGTGGAAGCTGTCTTCTTGTGGCAACAGATTTGGCATCCAGAGGAGTTGACCTTCCAGAGACAACCCATGTGTTCAACTTTCAACTGCCAAAATCTGCAGTAGATTACCTTCATCGAGCTGGGAGGACAGGTAGGAGACCATTTGCAGATGAGAAATGTCTTGTTACTAGCATTATAACATCAGAAGAGCGGTTTGTCTTACAGAGATTTGAAAACGAATTGATGTTCCACTGTGTAGAGGCATTTTTGTGA
- the LOC127798806 gene encoding uncharacterized GPI-anchored protein At3g06035-like, with translation MACLQRCLFLSLLLHSILLNNYTVKCDDEEETLLKGINSYRASLKLAALTKNDKAECLAEQMADQFKDQPCTNTTGSNTVPGTEPQFSTYPKLLAKCHLNVTTTQEGAILPACVPKLDPSLVLSNFTKSQYSDYLNDTKYTGAGIGSEDNWIVVVLTTNTPKGSFMEDNSVGGLAKVGLICQWLLLAMNFLFML, from the exons ATGGCGTGTCTTCAACGCTgtctcttcctctctctgcttctccattccattctccttAACAATTATACAGTCAAATGTGATG ATGAAGAAGAAACTCTTCTTAAAGGAATTAACAGCTATCGAGCATCCTTAAAGTTGGCAGCTCTGACAAAGAATGACAAAGCCGAGTGCCTTGCTGAGCAAATGGCTGACCAATTCAAAGATCAACCCTGCACAAACACGACGGGATCTAACACTGTGCCAGGAACTGAACCTCAATTTTCCACCTACCCAAAACTTCTAGCCAAGTGTCATTTAAATGTCACGACAACACAGGAGGGAGCAATATTACCTGCTTGTGTTCCCAAGCTGGATCCAAGCCTCGTCCTGTCTAACTTCACAAAGTCTCAGTATTCAGACTATCTAAATGACACCAAATACACGGGAGCTGGTATTGGTTCTGAAGATAACTGGATTGTTGTCGTTTTGACAACAAACACTCCTAAAGGAAGCTTTATGGAAGACAACTCAGTGGGTGGTTTGGCCAAGGTTGGCCTGATCTGCCAGTGGCTGCTTCTAGCAATGAACTTCCTGTTCATGCTCTGA
- the LOC127799354 gene encoding DEAD-box ATP-dependent RNA helicase 58, chloroplastic isoform X2 gives MASSCFSATQLCPPPPWPLSAKPSEENPNWILKLFLNRTNGALSSVSHRIHRPSRASFFSSCVAVRGDHVSENAPTLRELCEGHVPGHILHRVEEVGFTVATDVQRQALPFLLSRRDCILHSQVTKVARLLAAKPAEIGMEACSVMALLDGGMLRRHKSWLKVEPPTVVVATLGSLCQMLEKQILKLESMHVLVIDEVDFMFNLSKQVNSLRKLLTSYSSSNNRQTIFASASIPQHRRFLHDCIQQKWTKADVVHVHVNPVEPMPSRLHHRFVICGKNERHETLLSLLKSDAPRSAIIFVNDQSEKSKKGGEAPTTTLLIDFLKTVYPGCTNILLLEEDMNFNLRAASLSEIRQGGSCLLVATDLASRGVDLPETTHVFNFQLPKSAVDYLHRAGRTGRRPFADEKCLVTSIITSEERFVLQRFENELMFHCVEAFL, from the exons ATGGCTTCTTCTTGTTTCTCTGCAACCCAGCTCTGTCCTCCTCCTCCATGGCCGCTTTCTGCAAAACCCAGTGAAGAAAACCCTAACTGGATCCTCAAGTTGTTTCTTAACCGCACGAATGGCGCTCTTAGCTCCGTTTCCCATCGCATTCACAGGCCTTCACGAGCCTCTTTTTTCTCTTCATGTGTTGCAGTCAGAGGCGATCATGTCTCAGAGAATGCACCGACTCTCCGAGAACTCTGTGAAGGTCACGTGCCGGGCCATATCCTGCACAG GGTGGAAGAGGTTGGATTTACTGTGGCTACTGATGTGCAGCGTCAAGCTTTGCCATTTCTGCTTTCTAGGCGTGATTGCATACTCCACTCACAG GTTACAAAAGTTGCTCGTTTGCTTGCTGCAAAACCTGCTGAAATAGGAATGGAAGCGTGCTCTGTTATGGCTCTTCTAGATGGAGGTATGCTGAGAAGACACAAGAGTTGGTTGAAG GTGGAGCCCCCTACAGTAGTGGTTGCAACTTTGGGGAGTTTGTGCCAAATGCTTGAGAAGCAAATTCTGAAGCTAGAGTCAATGCATGTGCTAGTAATCGACGAG GTTGATTTCATGTTCAATTTATCAAAGCAAGTCAATTCTCTTCGAAAGCTTTTGACATCATACTCATCAAGCAATAATCGACAGACTATTTTTGCCAGTGCATCAATTCCCCAGCACAGACGATTCTTACATGACTGCATTCAGCAGAAATGGACCAAG GCTGATGTTGTTCATGTCCATGTCAACCCTGTTGAGCCAATGCCATCACGCTTGCATCATAGATTTGTG ATATGTGGTAAAAATGAAAGGCATGAAACCTTGCTATCCCTGTTAAAAAGTGATGCCCCTCGATCTGCCATAATTTTTGTCAATGACCAG TCTGAGAAGTCTAAAAAGGGAGGTGAAGCTCCAACAACGACTCTTCTAATTGATTTCTTGAAGACTGTGTATCCTGGATGTACCAATATTCTTCTTCTGGAGGAAGACATGAATTTCAACTTACGAGCAGCTTCCTTATCG GAAATTAGACAAGGTGGAAGCTGTCTTCTTGTGGCAACAGATTTGGCATCCAGAGGAGTTGACCTTCCAGAGACAACCCATGTGTTCAACTTTCAACTGCCAAAATCTGCAGTAGATTACCTTCATCGAGCTGGGAGGACAGGTAGGAGACCATTTGCAGATGAGAAATGTCTTGTTACTAGCATTATAACATCAGAAGAGCGGTTTGTCTTACAGAGATTTGAAAACGAATTGATGTTCCACTGTGTAGAGGCATTTTTGTGA
- the LOC127799354 gene encoding DEAD-box ATP-dependent RNA helicase 58, chloroplastic isoform X3, producing MQVTKVARLLAAKPAEIGMEACSVMALLDGGMLRRHKSWLKVEPPTVVVATLGSLCQMLEKQILKLESMHVLVIDEVDFMFNLSKQVNSLRKLLTSYSSSNNRQTIFASASIPQHRRFLHDCIQQKWTKADVVHVHVNPVEPMPSRLHHRFVICGKNERHETLLSLLKSDAPRSAIIFVNDQSEKSKKGGEAPTTTLLIDFLKTVYPGCTNILLLEEDMNFNLRAASLSEIRQGGSCLLVATDLASRGVDLPETTHVFNFQLPKSAVDYLHRAGRTGRRPFADEKCLVTSIITSEERFVLQRFENELMFHCVEAFL from the exons ATGCAA GTTACAAAAGTTGCTCGTTTGCTTGCTGCAAAACCTGCTGAAATAGGAATGGAAGCGTGCTCTGTTATGGCTCTTCTAGATGGAGGTATGCTGAGAAGACACAAGAGTTGGTTGAAG GTGGAGCCCCCTACAGTAGTGGTTGCAACTTTGGGGAGTTTGTGCCAAATGCTTGAGAAGCAAATTCTGAAGCTAGAGTCAATGCATGTGCTAGTAATCGACGAG GTTGATTTCATGTTCAATTTATCAAAGCAAGTCAATTCTCTTCGAAAGCTTTTGACATCATACTCATCAAGCAATAATCGACAGACTATTTTTGCCAGTGCATCAATTCCCCAGCACAGACGATTCTTACATGACTGCATTCAGCAGAAATGGACCAAG GCTGATGTTGTTCATGTCCATGTCAACCCTGTTGAGCCAATGCCATCACGCTTGCATCATAGATTTGTG ATATGTGGTAAAAATGAAAGGCATGAAACCTTGCTATCCCTGTTAAAAAGTGATGCCCCTCGATCTGCCATAATTTTTGTCAATGACCAG TCTGAGAAGTCTAAAAAGGGAGGTGAAGCTCCAACAACGACTCTTCTAATTGATTTCTTGAAGACTGTGTATCCTGGATGTACCAATATTCTTCTTCTGGAGGAAGACATGAATTTCAACTTACGAGCAGCTTCCTTATCG GAAATTAGACAAGGTGGAAGCTGTCTTCTTGTGGCAACAGATTTGGCATCCAGAGGAGTTGACCTTCCAGAGACAACCCATGTGTTCAACTTTCAACTGCCAAAATCTGCAGTAGATTACCTTCATCGAGCTGGGAGGACAGGTAGGAGACCATTTGCAGATGAGAAATGTCTTGTTACTAGCATTATAACATCAGAAGAGCGGTTTGTCTTACAGAGATTTGAAAACGAATTGATGTTCCACTGTGTAGAGGCATTTTTGTGA
- the LOC127798666 gene encoding LOW QUALITY PROTEIN: mitogen-activated protein kinase kinase kinase NPK1-like (The sequence of the model RefSeq protein was modified relative to this genomic sequence to represent the inferred CDS: deleted 1 base in 1 codon) yields MQDFIGSVRRSLVFKPSGGGDDGVRFGGFVEKIGSSIRRSRIGLFSKPAVPALPPIGRGEAARIKKDDAPAIRWRRGELIGCGAFGRVYMGMNIDSGELLAVKQVSIAANSASKEKTQAHIRELEEEVKLLKNLSHPNIVRYLGTAREEESLNILLEFVPGGSISSLLGKFGSFPESVIRMYTKQLLLGLEYLHKNGIMHRDIKGANILVDNKGCIKLADFGASKKVVELATITGAKSMKGTPYWMAPEVILQTGHSFSADVWSVGCTVIEMATGKPPWSQQYQEVAALFHIGTTKSHPPIPEHLSFEAKDFLLKCLQKEPDLRATAADLLQHPFVTGEHQETNPVLRVSIMEHSGKWTAMPQFELKSSTTHVRLNDTHNRVICSTIYPDKVSGSSALWGSCNYDDDMCQIDDKDNLMVGVSAKFDSPLLSGDLNKSFNPMSEPIDWPCKFDESPELEKSRVNLFSCQTIDNNTKGFVTSSNMENEFTFPSGPLAAEDDDEVTESKIRAFLDEKALDLKKLQTPLYKEYYNSVNAAGSPIGFGTENKENFASNLNLPPKSRSPKRMPSRRLSAAIGVAYTAGSANHCQDVSNNGAENVQTFSQVLPCRPSEWEEGILDPQQELISSSASFSERQRRWEQELYEELERKREMMRLAGVAKASSPKDRTLLRQQDRSRLASPGK; encoded by the exons ATGCAGGACTTCATCGGCTCGGTTCGCCGATCGCTGGTGTTCAAGCCCTCCGGCGGCGGCGACGATGGAGTTAGATTTGGAGGCTTCGTGGAGAAGATCGGGTCCAGCATTCGCAGATCTAGAATCGGACTCTTCTCGAAGCCGGCGGTCCCCGCACTGCCGCCGATTGGGAGGGGGGAGGCTGCTAGAATTAAGAAAGATGATGCGCCGGCAATCAGGTGGAGGAGAGGTGAATTGATCGGGTGTGGCGCGTTTGGCAGGGTTTATATGGGAATGAATATCGATTCTGGAGAGCTTCTTGCTGTCAAGCAG GTGTCTATTGCGGCCAACAGCGCTTCAAAAGAGAAAACACAG GCCCACATTAGAGAGCTTGAGGAAGAAGTAAAGCTTCTTAAAAACCTTTCTCATCCAAATATTGTC AGATACTTAGGAACAGCTAGAGAGGAGGAGTCTCTGAATATTCTGTTGGAATTTGTTCCGGGTGGATCCATTTCATCACTTCTGGGGAAATTTGGTTCATTCCCCGAGTCT GTAAtaagaatgtacacaaaacaaTTGTTGTTGGGGTTGGAGTACCTTCACAAAAATGGGATTATGCATAGGGACATAAAG GGAGCCAACATCCTTGTTGATAATAAGGGTTGCATAAAACTTGCAGACTTCGGTGCGTCAAAGAAAGTTGTTGAACTA GCTACCATAACC GGTGCAAAGTCAATGAAGGGCACTCCTTATTGGATGGCTCCTGAAGTTATCTTGCAGACTGGGCATAGCTT CTCTGCTGATGTATGGAGTGTTGGATGCACTGTTATTGAGATGGCTACTGGGAAGCCTCCTTGGAGCCAGCAGTATCAGGAG GTTGCAGCTCTCTTCCATATTGGAACAACTAAATCTCATCCTCCCATTCCCGAGCATCTCTCTTTTGAGGCCAAGGACTTTTTGCTAAAATGTTTGCAAAA GGAACCAGACCTAAGGGCCACTGCTGCCGATCTGCTACAG CATCCCTTTGTTACTGGGGAGCATCAGGAAACCAATCCTGTGTTACGTGTTTCCATTATG GAACATTCTGGAAAGTGGACAGCAATGCCTCAGTTTGAGCTTAAGAGCTC GACAACACATGTGCGGTTGAATGATACACATAACAGGGTGATATGCTCGACTATATATCCTGACAAGGTCTCAGGAAGTAGTGCACTGTGGGGATCATGCAATTATGATGATGACATGTGTCAGATAGATGATAAGGACAATCTTATGGTTGGAGTATCAGCAAAGTTTGATTCTCCTTTACTTTCTGGTGATTTAAATAAG AGTTTCAATCCTATGTCTGAGCCAATTGATTGGCCATGCAAATTTGATGAAAGTCCTGAGTTGGAGAAAAGTAGAGTAAACTTATTTTCGTGTCAAACAATTGATAATAACACTAAAGGCTTTGTAACATCTAGCAATATGGAAAATGAGTTCACATTTCCAAGTGGACCTTTAGCAGCtgaggatgatgatgaagttACCGAGTCAAAGATTAGAGCATTCCTTGATGAAAAG GCTTTAGATCTGAAGAAGCTGCAGACACCTCTGTATAAAGAGTATTACAACTCAGTTAATGCAGCCGGTTCGCCAATTGGTTTTGGGactgaaaacaaagaaaacttTGCAAGCAATTTGAATTTACCTCCTAAAAGCAGGTCGCCCAAACGCATGCCTAGTAGAAGACTTTCTGCAGCTATTGGTGTTGCCTACACTGCTGGAAGTGCAAATCATTGCCAAGATGTATCTAACAATGGGGCTGAAAATGTTCAAACATTTTCACAAGTACTACCATGTAGGCCTAGTGAATGGGAAGAAGGCATACTTGATCCTCAGCAGGAGTTAATCAGTTCAAG TGCAAGCTTCTCTGAGAGACAAAGAAGATGGGAACAAGAGCTTTATGAAGAGCTTGAAAGGAAACGAG AGATGATGCGTCTAGCAGGTGTGGCAAAGGCATCGTCACCAAAGGACCGAACTCTACTTCGACAACAGGACCGGTCAAGGCTTGCTTCTCCAGGGAAATAA
- the LOC127799353 gene encoding glucose-1-phosphate adenylyltransferase large subunit 3, chloroplastic/amyloplastic has protein sequence MAVSADGRIALSATGQMSGPEGMPGSRWRLVKFCNGELMGTKMKTTMKLKLQLQQHGARNDNARPCVCMSFTTDVAGEVKLRDLDMEKRDPRTVAAIILGGGAGTRLFPLTKRRAKPAVPIGGAYRLIDVPMSNCINCGINKVYILTQFNSASLNRHIARAYNLGGGATFGDGYVEVLAATQTPGEEGKRWFQGTADAVRQFHWLFEDARSKGIEDVVILSGDHLYRMDYMDFVQNHRQSGADITISCLPMDDSRASDFGLMKIDNKGRILSFSEKPRGGDLKAMAVDTTVLGLSRDEAQKKPYIASMGVYVFKKEILLNLLRWRFPTANDFGSEIIPASAREFFIKAYLFNDYWEDIGTIRSFFEANLALTAHPPRFSFYDAAKPMYTSRRNLPPSKIDNSKVVDSIISHGSFLTDCSIEHSVVGIRSRINSNVQLKDTVMLGADYYETDSEVASLLAEGRVPIGIGENTKIKDCIIDKNARIGKNVVIANSEGIQEADRSSEGFYIRSGITIILKNSTIQDGFVI, from the exons ATGGCAGTGTCAGCCGATGGCCGGATCGCCTTGTCGGCGACGGGGCAGATGAGCGGCCCCGAGGGGATGCCGGGGAGTCGCTGGAGGCTGGTGAAGTTCTGCAATGGAGAGTTGATGGGGACCAAGATGAAGACGACGATGAAGCTGAAGCTGCAGCTGCAGCAGCATGGCGCCAGGAATGACAATGCTAGGCCCTGTGTGTGCATGTCTTTCACCACTGATGTTGCAGGTGAGGTCAAG TTGAGAGACTTGGATATGGAAAAAAGGGACCCAAGAACAGTTGCAGCAATTATCCTAGGAGGGGGAGCTGGTACTCGCCTTTTCCCTCTCACCAAACGCCGCGCCAAGCCTGCT GTCCCCATTGGAGGAGCATACAGGCTAATTGATGTGCCAATGAGCAACTGTATCAACTGTGGAATCAACAAAGTTTACATTCTCACACAGTTCAACTCAGCATCACTGAACAGGCACATTGCACGCGCATACAACCTTGGCGGTGGTGCAACCTTTGGAGATGGCTATGTGGAG GTTCTAGCAGCTACTCAAACTCCAGGTGAGGAAGGCAAAAGATGGTTCCAAGGTACAGCAGATGCTGTCCGCCAATTCCACTGGCTTTTTGAG GATGCAAGGAGCAAAGGGATAGAAGATGTGGTCATTCTATCAGGAGATCACTTGTATAGGATGGACTATATGGACTTTGTTCAA AATCATCGGCAAAGTGGTGCAGATATCACCATTTCTTGTTTGCCAATGGATGACAG CCGTGCTTCAGATTTCGGGTTGATGAAGATAGACAACAAAGGAAGGATCCTATCATTCAGTGAGAAGCCTAGGGGAGGTGATTTGAAGGCAATG GCAGTAGACACAACAGTTCTGGGGCTCTCAAGAGATGAGGCTCAAAAGAAGCCATATATAGCTTCCATGGGAGTATATGTCTTCAAGAAGGAGATACTGCTGAATCTTTTAAG ATGGCGGTTCCCAACTGCAAATGACTTTGGATCAGAGATTATTCCTGCCTCTGCCAGAGAGTTCTTCATAAAG GCTTATTTATTTAACGATTACTGGGAAGATATTGGCACAATTAGATCATTTTTTGAAGCAAACCTTGCCCTCACTGCACAT CCTCCCAGATTTAGTTTCTATGATGCAGCCAAGCCAATGTACACATCAAGAAGAAACTTACCTCCATCAAAGATTGATAATAGCAAG GTTGTTGATTCAATCATATCACATGGTAGTTTCTTAACTGACTGCTCCATAGAACACAGTGTTGTTGGCATCCGATCCCGGATAAACTCCAATGTGCAATTGAAG GATACAGTTATGCTTGGTGCTGACTACTATGAAACTGACAGTGAAGTTGCATCTTTGCTAGCTGAGGGAAGAGTTCCTATTGGAATAGGGGAAAATACGAAAATCAa GGATTGCATCATTGACAAGAATGCCAGAATTGGGAAGAATGTTGTTATTGCTAACTCAGAG GGCATTCAAGAGGCTGATAGATCCTCAGAAGGGTTTTATATAAGATCAGGCATTACCATCATATTGAAAAACTCAACAATCCAAGATGGCTTTGTTATATGA